cttATCTGACTCCAGCTCTTCCATACCAGcctgaggcagagctgagagcagctAAGGAGAGGAATAAGCTGCCCACACATCAATCACCACCCTTGGGGGATCTGACACCCAGGAGAGGTAAAACAGGTATTCATTTTTCAACACAAGCCTCGGGGAGTGCCATGAAGGTTTAGAAAAGAGGCCAACTCTCACTCTGGTTAAATCATCATCTGCTGGAGTAAAAAACCCTTGAGTCACATCCAAGAATGGAGACAAGAAAACAAAGGCTATGGCATAAACAGCTACTCAAGACACTGCAGAATCCACCATCAACAGCTCTAGCACAAGACACTAAGGGTTCAGTGACCTCTGACATTACCAGAGGCCGCAGAGGGGTGAAAGCAGAGCTCCCACCAAACCCAACTCTCCCAGACCATGAAGATGGGCCTTCCCCACTCCCAGAGCAACACAAAGCATCCATTTCAATGACAGACAGCACGAGAGAAATGCCGTGAAATCCACAGTGTTCCAGAAGCAGCTCCAAAGGAGCAGCATTAATCAGCTGCAGCACACTTAGCTAAGGGGCTGGAAATATCCACTGCTTTCTGAAATACCTGCTAGCCTAGGGTGGTTCCCTGATCCCCAGAGAGGTAATTTAGAGGTACAGGGTAAGGATGGGAACTTCAGCtctgaaggttttgtttttagaGCTCTGCCTCCCCTGTGTTTTGCATAGCCCATGACTCAGATAAGcattaattcattttaatgTGTGATAAACCCCACCCCAAATGCTCAGGCAGAAAAACCTCTGTGCCTCAGTAGCAAGGGAAGTACATCTGCATCCAGGACTGCAGCAGTGCTATGGCTGTGCCTGTCCCCTCTTCACAGCAGGTGCTGGGATCCCTGTGCTACCTCCTGTCAGTCATTTCCCCTGACAGCaccatcacacacacacagggcagTTATCAGGCACTCTGCCTCAGTGCCTTGCACAACTCCAAGAGGCACCTCCCACAATCAGGAGCACACCCCAAACATCAAAGTTTGTATTTTCCCTCTTTGACTATCCCACATTGTTTCACTAAAAAGGTattcaaaatacttttcaatTCCACTCTAGAGAGCCAAACCAGTGTAAAATGGGAACAAAACACTTGGCTGACCAGCAGGGAAATGAAGTCACTATAGGATGAAGAGGGAGTAAAGCACCAGCTCATAGGTCACACCCCCTCTCCTCCTGGCCACCTTGTCTGAGTCTCTTATACCAGACATCTGAGtcactcctgctgcaggcagaaaagGTACCATTCCACCAACCCCACCACAAGATGAGAGCTCATCCTGTGCAGAGACAGCAGGTTCTTGTCCCCACTGCCTGCTGATAACATCCCCAGGCAAAAATCAAAACTCACGTTAATAAAACTATATACATCAATATATGACCCTGACAGCCTGAGAACACCTGATGCAACACAGAGGGCTCTGCTGGAAACAAGGCCCCACTGTGCTTCTTCAAAAGCCTGGCAGCAAGGGAAGGACAGAGTTAAACATGGAACTGTAGCCCAAAGACATGGGAGGAAGGAGCCAAGGAACCCAGCACCTCACTGAGCACACGCTGAAGATccccagcagaggctggaccAACAGGCAGAGGCTGAGGGCAGGGAAGACAAAGAGCAAAGCCTGATGTGTCCACAACTACCTGGCAGTTTTCTGAAACTAGTTTGAGGCTCACTGTTGGAAAACATGTAAATCTAGAAAGTATTTCTgctgtaccagcactgctgcctccttATTTTATTTAGCAGCGCTTTGCAGGAATTACTGCTGTGTTTCCTGTAATACTGTGGCATTCCTTCACCAAGGAAAAGAGAGTTACAGCAGTGCCAAGAACAGTGGACAGGCAGAGACTCAGTGCTGTCTTCAGAGGGACATGAAGAATGCACAAGTACGGGGGACAGAAATGGCTGAGGAGGTGACAGGAACTGGCTGAGACAGAGGCAGGAATTTTTAGTGTGTGGAGGATTTCAAGACATGGCCAGTTTGCAGCCAGAATGGCGTAACTGGCAGCAattgcccttctgctctgtcaAGCATTACCTGCAGTGCtggtttaaaaggaaaatacctgtcactgtgtgctgcagcagtgtttgTTAACTGAAAGATGACTGTAAACTACTCCTGCTGAACTCTTTGTGATCTCTTACCTCTACAGCTCAGCCCTACAGACAGTGACCGTGCCAGGCTGACACACCCATGTCGTGGCTCCTGACTGGGGCACACCATGCCAAGTGTTCAGGTAATAAGGGCTGTTAAGGTACACTCTGAGAAAAAACGGCTCCAAACTTCCAGCTCCCCTCATGCCCATGCCAGTGGGCAAGCTGAGGAGAGAGCTGAGGCCCAGCCTTCTCCTCAGGAGCCTCTCCTAGCTCTGTGTGCACGCTCAGGCAGCAGGTCCTGCTCACCTGGACTCGTGCGGGTGTGGACACTCACTCTGCCATCCCCTGCTCCATATTCAGGTCAATTCCCCCGTCGGCAAGGCTGCCATCGTCTGTGAAAGACGGCTTTGCCATGGAGTTCATGGACCGGTAGCTGGTGCCATACACCACCAAGCTGAAGATGAACGCGACCTGCAACAGGGAAGCCGCTGTCAGCTGCGATGGCCACGaccccggggccgggggctaCAAACGAACCCCAGCCCAGGTGCCCCCGCCGGGGCAAAGACGGTGCCTGGCGCTTACCCACGTCCAGGCGGAGGCGGCGGAGTAGAAGATGACCAGGTTCACCACGGCGTACACGGCCTGCGGAGAGAGCACGGCACAGCTTTCCTTGTCTGcccgctcccgccccggcccgcgccccgccgggCCCTCCCGGCCGCACTCACGGAGGCTCCCAGGATGATGCGGAGGTAGAAGCGCAGCGTCTCCCGGTTCTCCTCGAAGATCTGCTTCTTGCCCTTGGTGCCCGCCTTCCCCTTGGGCTGCGGAGCCAAGAGAGGCGGTCAGCGTCTCCCCGGAGTCCCGGGCCCCGTAACCCCGGCCCCGCACTCACCGCCATGGCCGCGCCGGCTCCGCGCTTCGCTTCCCGCGGACGTGACGCGACGGAAGCGGCGGGACAGAGCCCGGGGCGGGCGGGACAGGGCCCGGGATGGGCGGGACAGAGCCCGGGGCGGGCGGGACAGGGCCCGGGATGGGCGGGACAGAGCCCCGGGCGGGGCGGGACAGGGCCCGGGATGGGCGGGACAGAGCCCGGGGCGGGCGGGACAGGGCCCGGGATGGGCAGGACAGACTCCGGGCCGGGGCGGGACAGAGCCCGGGGCGGGCGGGACAGGGCCCGGGATGGGCGGGACAGGGCCCGGGATGGGCGGGACAGAGCCCGGGACTGGAGGGGACGGCCCTGCCCCGGGATCCTCCCACGGAATGGCAGAATAGCGAGGCTGGAAAGGGTCAGttggtccaacctccctgctcaggtaGGGTCTTTCCAGAAGTGGTTtctgaatatctccagtgagggagactccacacccttTCTGGACAAGCGAACTGAGAAGAACTTCACTGTGCTAGTAACAATGCAAAGGAACAGAAAGATTGTCCAGCATGGGACTGGGACCATCCACAGTGCTCCCAGCCATCCTGGGCTGAAAATGGCTTTAGCTGTAGTCTTAGCTGTAGGGAGCTTGACTCTGAGCCTGCACCTCAACAGCAGGAACAAGATCTTGCCAGCCATCCTCCCAGTTCCTTCATGCACAGCTCCCACAGTGCTGCCCATCCCAGCCTTACCCACTCTGGCCCCTTTAAACCCTCAGTCAGTCTGAGCCCTTCCCCAAACCTTTGGAAAGGACACGTCTCTGAGTTCTCCACAAGTGTTTATTGTCCCAGTACACAGGAAACAGAGGCACGGTTGGATCCCTACTGACCTGTGGCTGTTAGCACAAGACCCTTGGGAGAAGCTGCAGGCACCAGAAGGTGCAGGGCACTGgggtgggggctgtggggctggggaggaggtaGCTTGTCGTGGTGCAGTAGTGCAGCAGCATGGCTGAAGTGTGCAAGTATCTGCCCCAGGTGGGGAAGGCACTGGAATTGGCACGATGGGCACACCAGGGTCTCCTCCTCACACCAGAGCCAGCTGAACGGTGCTGGGAAAAAGGATACCCTTGTACCCTAATCACCCCCATTCCAGGACAGTGCAGAGGGCTCAGCAAAAACACCTTTCAGTGCAGGAGGGAGCTGACAGGGCAGGCACATCATACCCTGGAGATGCCATCTGCTTGAAAAACTTAATGGAAAGGTGTGTTCCATCCTTTTTCTAACCACTTTGTTGTCCAGAAAGGATTGATGGCGGAAGTGAGGCAGTGCAGATTCGTACCTTTGTAGTGTTACTCCCCCTTCAGTTATCCCAGGCTGCCTGTACCTTTATTCCAGTCCACATCCTTGCCCTCTCTGCCCAAAGCCTGGCTGCAGTGTGAGGGAATCAGTGCCAGGTCACCCACCTTGAACAGGAGGCTAATGCTTGGTGGCTCATTCCCATGCTCTTGCAGGAGGCAGgacacaggcagggaagggtAGGACACCCAAGCCCCCAGCCAGCACCTGGCCTGTCCCTTTGGGCCAGAGATGAGAGACAGAGCCTGGAGGGAGTGTCTTGATTTTGAGGGGCATAGAGAGTggggacagagcacagggaggaaCTCACTGTTCTGTATGGCTAAAGTCATAGCAGAAGTTTAAGTTGCTGGGAGgctttgggatgggaggggggTCGTCAGGAATGCTGATGTTCTCCAGGTCCAGGAGCCGCAGCTTGAGCTCCATGGACAGCAGGACATCGAGGTCTGTCTGTGTTCGCTCACTTGTCATCTCCTTGCCCAGAAGCACATTCAGCCCATCCGTCCAGAGGCAGAACTGGGGAAGCAGAGCATGGGCATCTCTTGCACCAGTCCTGGGCAGCTGGAGAGCCCATCTCTCCCCTGCTGTGGCTTCCATCCCTCAGGGATGCACACAGCTCACTCCCCTgactgctgtgccctggcagagACATCTTGGGCACTGTGTGCCACCCCAGCAGGCCCCTGGAGCTCACCTCATAGCGGGTGGGGGCTATGAAGTTGAGGCAGTATTCCTCCACATCATGCACAATAGAGAAGGCCAGCTCCAGGacatcctgcagggacagcacagggactAGCTGGCTTCTCAGCTGGactcctcccagccctggtggggttcagagcaggagctgcGCCCAGCCTCCTCTGCACTCCAGGAGACCCAAGAGGTCTCTGTCCATAAAACCACACAACCTGCCACCATCCACCCACTCCAAAAATCATCCCCAGCTAGACAGGATAGGGTGTGAGGTGCTGACCTTGTTCTGCTTCCCAGAGCTCTTCTCCTTTGTGTGTGGACACTCCTTCCCCACCAGCAGCATCTTCATGTCTGCCACAGGAACTGTGGCAAGTGGAGGAGCTATGaattccttctccctcttcccatccctctccccctccttcaGGTCCCCCACGCGCAGAGCCCAGTACAACCCAAATGTGGGGACGCACAGCCACCCACAGCTTGGGGTGGGGGGCTCAAGCCACTCTGCAGCACCCTTTGGGAAGCCAGTCTGCCCCAGCCTGaactcccacagctcccagtccCACAATACCAGCAGACACTGGGACAGCCATGCAGCAGCCAAGCAGAGGGGCAATTCCCACCTTAAGGCAGTCTTAACCTGGAGGTTATCAGAGggctcccctccctccttcccaccctctctttctctccatcACCTACTTTTCTCCGTCAGGCTCTCGATGGGGGGAGACTGCACTCCCTCCTCCACGTCCCCATAGTGCAGCACCTTGTGGTTGGGGGACAGGCGGC
This Vidua chalybeata isolate OUT-0048 chromosome 11, bVidCha1 merged haplotype, whole genome shotgun sequence DNA region includes the following protein-coding sequences:
- the TMEM208 gene encoding transmembrane protein 208, encoding MAPKGKAGTKGKKQIFEENRETLRFYLRIILGASAVYAVVNLVIFYSAASAWTWVAFIFSLVVYGTSYRSMNSMAKPSFTDDGSLADGGIDLNMEQGMAEHLKDVILLTAIVQVLSCFSLYVWYFWLLAPGRALYLLWVNILGPWFTAESSPAAQEPNEKKQRRQERRQMKRF
- the ELMO3 gene encoding engulfment and cell motility protein 3 isoform X4 is translated as MRATQEDFDKVMQVVREQITRTLSLKPTSLELFKTRVNALNYSEILKLRQTERLHQEETLAVPVLELREKLKPELLELIRQQRLLHLCEGTLFRKISSRRRQDKLWYCRLSPNHKVLHYGDVEEGVQSPPIESLTEKIPVADMKMLLVGKECPHTKEKSSGKQNKDVLELAFSIVHDVEEYCLNFIAPTRYEFCLWTDGLNVLLGKEMTSERTQTDLDVLLSMELKLRLLDLENISIPDDPPPIPKPPSNLNFCYDFSHTEQDRPGAGWGLGCPTLPCLCPASCKSMGMSHQALASCSRWVTWH